In the Cetobacterium ceti genome, TATGAAATTCTAAAAATAAGAGCAGAAATTTTTGTAGTAGAGCAAGAATGTCCATATAATGATGTAGATGGAAAGGATATAAAATCCACTCATATTATGATTAAAAATAATGGAAAAATTGAAGGTTATTTAAGAGTACTACCTCCTGGAATTTCTTTTGAAAGTTCTTCCCTAGGAAGAGTTTTAGTAAAAGAGGAGGGGAGAAAAAAAGGACTTGGAAAAATTCTTTTAAAAGAGGGAATTAAGCATGTTTTTCAAGTATACAAAGAAAATGTGATTACCATAGGAGCTCAAGCCTATTTAATAGATTTTTACAAAAGTTTTGGATTTGAACCTATATCAGAGATATATTTAGAGGATAATATTCCCCACTTAGACATGAAATTACAAAATGTAATTTTTAATGATAAGAATTAATAACAGAATACAATATAATGTTAATTATATGCTGTTTGTAAAATAAAATAATTATTATTTCACGTTAAATAAATTGTTTGTAATTGTAATTTCTATTGTTAGAGATTCATTTACATTCTACGATTAATTACATAGGTTAAAAAATAAAGGAGTTTCATAAAGAAACTCCCATTTTTTCCATCTATTTCACATTATAATTTGATCTATACTCATTTTCTACCCAGTTTACTCTATCTGCAACTTTAGCTTCTGGATTTAAAACTATATCTTTTAGCATCCATTCTTTAAATACTTTATATCCTGCCATATCCATAAGATGTCCCCCATGTAAATATCTTGGAGAACCTTTTAATACATGGGCTGAGAAATTTTCCCAGTTTCTTAAAATATTTAATAAAACTTCTTCCGTAACAAAGTCTACAAATACTTTTCCTATTCTTGGAGATTTTTTACTAGTTCTTCCTCCAATTAAAACTCTATAGAAATTTTCCTTTGAACGAGTAAAAGCTCTAGTTGGACAAGCTTCAACACATTCTCCACATCCAACACATAAATTTTTATTTCTAGTTATTATTCCATTTTTAAAAGTTAGTGCATCTGTGGAATGACTTTTACAAGCTCTTAAACAACCTTCACATCCAACACATCTACTAGGATCGTATTGAGGTTCTGTAATTCCAATAATTCCAAAGTCAGACATATGTGCTTTTATACAATCATTTGGACATCCTGCTATATTAACTTTAATATGATAATTACTAGGAAATATTATTTTTTCAATTTTATTTGCAAGAACAGGAACTTTTACATTGGCTTTTATACAGTGATCCGCCCCAACACATCCAGATATATTTCTAGGAGCTAAACATGGATATCCTAAATTATCTACATCTAAATCTAGTCCACATCTTTCAACTTCAATGGCTCTTATATACTCTTCAACTATTTCATTAACTTTTGAAATATTTTCATATTTAATTCCAGGAATACTAAATGTTTGTCTAGTCCCAAAGTGGAAAGTTCCATTCCCATAGTTCTGTGCAATTTCATGAACTAGAAGTAAGTGTTTTGCATCTGTTGTTCCTCCAGGAACTCTCATTTGAAACATAAATTCCCCTGGAACCTTTGATTGTCTAAAACAGTTTTTACGTAACTCCTCTATTTTAATATCTCTTATTGTTTTTTCATTAGTCATTGGTAACCTCTCCTCTTCCAAAATCCATATAAATTTTTTCCAATTCTTCTCCGAGTCTATTTACAGTGGCAGGAAAACTTATAAGTCTTGGACATACATCTGTACATCTTCCACATCCAACACATTTTTGTTCTTTAGATTCCTTAAGTTGAGGTCTATAAAATTTATCTAAAACTCTTTGTGCTATTCTCT is a window encoding:
- a CDS encoding GNAT family N-acetyltransferase, whose product is MEIVIKKFNELALEELYEILKIRAEIFVVEQECPYNDVDGKDIKSTHIMIKNNGKIEGYLRVLPPGISFESSSLGRVLVKEEGRKKGLGKILLKEGIKHVFQVYKENVITIGAQAYLIDFYKSFGFEPISEIYLEDNIPHLDMKLQNVIFNDKN
- the asrC gene encoding sulfite reductase subunit C — protein: MTNEKTIRDIKIEELRKNCFRQSKVPGEFMFQMRVPGGTTDAKHLLLVHEIAQNYGNGTFHFGTRQTFSIPGIKYENISKVNEIVEEYIRAIEVERCGLDLDVDNLGYPCLAPRNISGCVGADHCIKANVKVPVLANKIEKIIFPSNYHIKVNIAGCPNDCIKAHMSDFGIIGITEPQYDPSRCVGCEGCLRACKSHSTDALTFKNGIITRNKNLCVGCGECVEACPTRAFTRSKENFYRVLIGGRTSKKSPRIGKVFVDFVTEEVLLNILRNWENFSAHVLKGSPRYLHGGHLMDMAGYKVFKEWMLKDIVLNPEAKVADRVNWVENEYRSNYNVK
- a CDS encoding 4Fe-4S dicluster domain-containing protein, which encodes MAQRVLDKFYRPQLKESKEQKCVGCGRCTDVCPRLISFPATVNRLGEELEKIYMDFGRGEVTND